One genomic segment of Actinoplanes ianthinogenes includes these proteins:
- a CDS encoding APC family permease: MTARLSVAQGAALSIGAVLGTGLISMPALAAEAAGPAALVAWLALILLSAPLAWTFAALGARFPDGGGVATYAGMAFGPRVAAAVGWCFYFAVPLGAPVAAAFTGGYVADATGGGKVTEFLTFLGVVSAAYAMNWFGLRVSGRVQLVLTGTLATLLVVTVLAALPHLDTGNLTPFTPHGWHGVGAAAAILVWGFAGWEALSSLSAEYRNPRRDVPRATMLAVAVVGVLYLAVAAVSVLALGPALAGSRAPLADLLAIGLGGPVRALTAVVAVVLTLGAVNAYYAGASRLGVALARDGALPARVFGGRRRSLTFIFVTSIGCALLPIALRTSALLVTGCFTLVYVLGTAAALRLLPRGWSRVVAGVAFLAVCGLLWLNGWPALLSLVFGGGALVYQVSQQRRQRGEALVDQEGVDGAEAEDEAGAVTAVPK; the protein is encoded by the coding sequence ATGACCGCACGACTCTCGGTCGCCCAGGGCGCCGCGCTCTCCATCGGCGCCGTCCTGGGCACCGGACTGATCTCCATGCCGGCGCTGGCCGCCGAGGCCGCCGGCCCGGCCGCGCTGGTCGCCTGGCTCGCCCTGATCCTGCTCTCCGCACCCCTGGCCTGGACCTTCGCGGCGCTCGGGGCGCGGTTCCCGGACGGCGGCGGGGTGGCGACGTACGCCGGGATGGCGTTCGGCCCGCGGGTCGCGGCCGCGGTCGGCTGGTGCTTCTACTTCGCGGTCCCGCTCGGCGCACCGGTCGCCGCGGCGTTCACCGGCGGCTATGTGGCCGACGCCACCGGCGGCGGCAAGGTCACCGAGTTCCTCACCTTCCTCGGCGTGGTCAGCGCCGCCTACGCGATGAACTGGTTCGGCCTGCGCGTCTCCGGCCGGGTCCAGCTGGTGCTCACCGGCACCCTGGCCACCCTGCTGGTGGTCACCGTGCTGGCCGCGCTGCCGCACCTGGACACCGGCAACCTCACCCCGTTCACCCCGCACGGCTGGCACGGGGTCGGCGCCGCCGCCGCGATCCTGGTCTGGGGATTCGCCGGCTGGGAGGCGCTCTCCTCGCTCTCCGCGGAGTACCGGAATCCGCGGCGGGACGTGCCCCGGGCCACGATGCTCGCGGTCGCCGTGGTCGGCGTGCTCTACCTGGCGGTGGCCGCGGTCAGCGTGCTCGCCCTCGGGCCGGCGCTGGCCGGCAGCCGGGCGCCGCTCGCCGACCTGCTCGCCATCGGGCTGGGCGGGCCGGTGCGGGCGCTGACCGCGGTGGTCGCGGTGGTGCTGACGCTGGGCGCGGTGAACGCGTACTACGCCGGGGCCAGCCGGCTCGGGGTGGCGCTGGCGCGGGACGGCGCGCTGCCGGCCCGGGTGTTCGGGGGCCGGCGCCGCTCCCTCACCTTCATCTTCGTCACCAGCATCGGGTGTGCGCTGCTGCCGATCGCGCTGCGCACCTCGGCGCTGCTGGTGACCGGGTGCTTCACGCTGGTCTACGTGCTGGGGACGGCGGCGGCGCTGCGGTTGCTGCCGCGCGGGTGGTCGCGGGTGGTGGCCGGGGTGGCGTTCCTGGCGGTGTGCGGGCTGCTCTGGCTGAACGGGTGGCCGGCGCTGCTCAGCCTGGTGTTCGGGGGTGGGGCGCTGGTTTACCAGGTCTCACAGCAGCGCCGCCAGCGCGGCGAGGCCCTCGTCGATCAGGAGGGGGTCGACGGCGCCGAAGCCGAGGACGAGGCCGGGGCGGTCACCGCCGTACCGAAGTAG
- a CDS encoding TIGR03085 family metal-binding protein — translation MNEYARRERQLLADLLLREGPDAPTLCTGWTTRDLAAHLVIRDRRPDASAGMFIPALAAYGERIRLAKAALPYPDLIDELRDPPVWSPVSNPLTDGLANTMEFFIHHEDVRRTGPAWEPRPLEAGQQAALWRSVKLTSRISLRRMGLPAEVIADGFPPVRTGEQPRVRITGDAGELALFFSGRQRIARVRIDGDPATADRLRGAKLGF, via the coding sequence ATGAACGAGTACGCCCGCCGGGAGCGTCAGTTGCTCGCCGACCTGCTGCTGCGCGAGGGCCCGGACGCGCCGACACTCTGCACCGGATGGACCACCCGTGACCTGGCCGCGCACCTGGTGATCCGGGACCGCCGGCCGGACGCCTCGGCCGGGATGTTCATCCCCGCCCTGGCCGCGTACGGCGAACGGATCCGGCTGGCCAAGGCCGCGCTGCCCTATCCGGACCTGATCGACGAGCTGCGCGATCCACCGGTCTGGAGCCCGGTCAGCAACCCGCTGACCGACGGGCTGGCCAACACCATGGAGTTCTTCATCCACCACGAGGACGTACGCCGGACCGGCCCGGCCTGGGAGCCGCGTCCGCTGGAGGCCGGCCAGCAGGCCGCGCTCTGGCGCAGCGTCAAGCTCACCTCCCGGATCTCGCTGCGCCGGATGGGGCTGCCGGCCGAGGTGATCGCCGACGGGTTCCCGCCGGTGCGGACCGGGGAGCAGCCGCGGGTGCGGATCACCGGGGACGCCGGCGAGCTGGCGCTGTTCTTCTCCGGGCGCCAGCGGATCGCCCGGGTGCGGATCGACGGCGACCCGGCGACGGCCGACCGGCTGCGCGGGGCGAAGCTCGGTTTCTAG
- a CDS encoding ABC transporter ATP-binding protein produces the protein MSSRTSRDVLGRGLRVLGHAIRTEPRLFTIGTIGSSLFGLLIIANSYVVGWVIGHVVVPAFATHRVGTAQLSLVAAIFLGISGLRVASIFGRRLGAGYMQFRLQARYRSAVTRRYLALPPAWHQRHATGSLLSNANSDVEAAWVPIAPLPFAVGTIVMLIAALISLFATDWVLALVGATLFPSLFGLNLVYSRRMSPRQIRAQRTRAKVSAVAHESFDGALVVKTMGREADESRRFAVFVDELRDSLIAVGRLRGLFDPLMDMLPSLGTLAVLLLGAWRLETGAIGVADLVSVAFLFTVLAFPVRAIGWVVAELPRSVAGWDRVQAVLGAEGDLAYGEGALPGSGPAELRFDRVTFRYAEGPAVLHDVSFTVPAGRTVALVGATGSGKSTIASLAVRLVDPESGTVGVDGVKLPDLSLAALAGATALVPQIPFVFDDTVRGNIALDRPGIDDDAVRAALALAQADRFVDGLPAGLDTAVGERGTSLSGGQRQRLTLARALAGKPRLLVLDDATSAVDPRVEAAILGALRGSDAEASILVVAYRRATIALADEVVYLERGRVLATGTHAELMATQDGYRELVTAYEKAEKQ, from the coding sequence TTGAGCAGCAGAACCAGCCGCGACGTGCTGGGACGGGGTCTGCGGGTGCTCGGCCACGCGATCCGCACGGAGCCACGACTCTTCACCATCGGCACGATCGGCAGCAGCCTGTTCGGCCTGCTGATCATCGCGAACTCCTACGTCGTCGGCTGGGTGATCGGTCACGTGGTGGTGCCCGCCTTCGCCACCCACCGGGTCGGCACCGCGCAGCTCTCCCTGGTCGCCGCGATCTTCCTGGGGATCAGCGGGCTGCGGGTGGCCAGCATCTTCGGCCGCCGCCTCGGCGCCGGCTACATGCAGTTCCGGCTCCAGGCGCGCTATCGCAGCGCGGTCACCCGGCGCTACCTCGCGCTGCCCCCGGCCTGGCACCAGCGGCACGCCACCGGCAGTCTGCTCTCCAACGCGAACTCGGACGTCGAGGCGGCCTGGGTGCCGATCGCCCCGCTGCCGTTCGCGGTCGGCACCATCGTGATGCTGATCGCCGCGCTGATCTCGCTGTTCGCCACCGACTGGGTCCTCGCCCTGGTCGGCGCCACCCTGTTCCCCTCGCTGTTCGGGCTCAACCTGGTCTATTCGCGGCGGATGTCGCCACGGCAGATCCGCGCCCAGCGGACCCGGGCCAAGGTGAGCGCGGTCGCGCACGAGAGCTTCGACGGCGCCCTGGTGGTCAAGACGATGGGCCGCGAGGCCGACGAGTCGCGCCGCTTCGCGGTCTTCGTCGACGAGCTGCGCGACTCGCTGATCGCGGTGGGCCGGCTGCGCGGCCTGTTCGACCCGCTGATGGACATGCTGCCCAGCCTCGGCACCCTCGCGGTGCTGCTGCTCGGCGCCTGGCGCCTGGAGACCGGCGCGATCGGGGTGGCCGACCTGGTCAGCGTCGCCTTCCTGTTCACCGTGCTGGCCTTCCCGGTGCGCGCGATCGGCTGGGTGGTCGCCGAGCTGCCGCGCAGCGTGGCCGGGTGGGACCGGGTGCAGGCGGTGCTCGGCGCCGAGGGTGACCTCGCCTACGGCGAGGGTGCGCTGCCCGGTTCCGGCCCGGCCGAGTTGCGGTTCGATCGAGTGACTTTCCGGTACGCCGAGGGCCCGGCCGTCCTGCACGACGTCAGCTTCACCGTCCCGGCCGGCCGCACGGTCGCGCTGGTCGGCGCGACCGGCTCGGGCAAGTCGACGATCGCCTCGCTCGCCGTCCGGCTGGTCGACCCGGAATCCGGCACCGTCGGCGTGGACGGGGTGAAACTGCCCGATCTGAGCCTCGCCGCGCTGGCCGGGGCGACCGCGCTGGTCCCGCAGATCCCGTTCGTCTTCGACGACACGGTGCGCGGCAACATCGCCCTGGACCGGCCGGGCATCGACGACGACGCGGTCCGGGCGGCGCTGGCCCTGGCCCAGGCCGACCGGTTCGTCGACGGGCTGCCGGCCGGGCTGGACACCGCGGTCGGCGAGCGTGGCACCTCGCTCTCCGGCGGGCAGCGGCAGCGGCTCACGCTGGCCCGGGCGCTGGCCGGCAAGCCCCGGCTGCTGGTGCTCGACGACGCGACGAGCGCGGTCGACCCACGGGTGGAGGCGGCGATCCTGGGCGCGCTGCGAGGGTCCGACGCGGAGGCGTCGATCCTGGTGGTGGCGTACCGGCGGGCGACCATCGCGCTCGCCGACGAGGTGGTCTACCTGGAGCGGGGGCGGGTGCTGGCGACCGGGACGCACGCCGAGCTGATGGCGACCCAGGACGGGTATCGGGAGCTGGTCACGGCGTACGAGAAGGCGGAGAAACAGTGA
- a CDS encoding ABC transporter ATP-binding protein has protein sequence MSGETTLGTIKRGLALSPELRTGLGGTIVLAVLQMAGRVAVPIAVQQGIDHGIRAAGGPDLRVIWQIVAFTVCALAISTLCGYLMTRRLFTVSETALGGLRSRTFRHIHDLSMLHQQSERRGSMVSRVTSDVDQISQFLQTGGVQLLLASGQLLVSAVVMFVYSWQLAVVVLLAFGPAVGVSRLFQTRLRLVYQSVRERTGVMLGAVAESVVGATVIRSYGVAGRTQERLNSSIESLRVAQQKALRTSVTSFSSAEIGAGLALAGVVVAGVLLGVDGGLTVGQLTAFLFLVTLFIQPVQIATDMLNEAQNAVAGWRRILDVLDVEPDVADPDDRGVPLPAGPLSVTFADVSFRYPGGPIVLADVDLTLDARKKYAVVGETGSGKTTFAKLLTRLMDPAEGEVLLSGTPLTSVRFSSLRSRVVMVPQDGFLFDATVAENIRFAEPSLTDEQLLTAFTELGLADWLAGLPEGLATPVGERGEALSVGERQLVALVRAYVADPDLLVLDEATSAVDPATEVRLQRALDLVTRGRTTVAIAHRLSTAQAADEVIVVDAGRVVQRGPHAQLVAEEGSIYAKLYASWLEQTRS, from the coding sequence GTGAGCGGCGAGACCACCCTGGGCACCATCAAGCGTGGCCTGGCGCTCTCGCCGGAGCTGCGCACCGGACTGGGCGGGACGATCGTGCTGGCCGTCCTCCAGATGGCCGGCCGGGTGGCGGTGCCGATCGCCGTGCAGCAGGGCATCGACCACGGCATCCGCGCGGCCGGCGGCCCGGACCTGCGGGTGATCTGGCAGATCGTGGCCTTCACCGTGTGTGCGCTGGCGATCTCCACGCTCTGCGGTTACCTGATGACCCGGCGGCTCTTCACGGTCAGCGAGACCGCGCTGGGCGGGCTGCGGTCGCGTACCTTCCGGCACATCCACGACCTGTCCATGCTGCACCAGCAGTCCGAGCGGCGCGGCTCGATGGTGTCCCGGGTGACCAGCGACGTCGACCAGATCTCCCAGTTCCTCCAGACCGGCGGGGTGCAGCTGCTGCTCGCCTCCGGCCAGTTGCTGGTCTCGGCCGTGGTGATGTTCGTCTACTCCTGGCAGCTGGCGGTCGTGGTGCTGCTCGCCTTCGGCCCGGCCGTGGGCGTCTCCCGGCTGTTCCAGACCCGGCTGCGGCTGGTCTACCAGTCGGTCCGGGAGCGCACCGGGGTGATGCTCGGCGCGGTCGCGGAGAGCGTGGTCGGCGCCACGGTGATCCGGTCGTACGGCGTCGCCGGCCGCACCCAGGAGCGGCTGAACTCGTCGATCGAGAGCCTGCGGGTGGCGCAGCAGAAGGCGCTGCGGACCAGCGTGACCAGCTTCTCCAGCGCCGAGATCGGGGCCGGCCTGGCGCTGGCCGGCGTGGTCGTGGCCGGCGTCCTGCTCGGCGTGGACGGCGGGCTCACGGTCGGGCAGCTGACCGCGTTCCTGTTCCTGGTCACCCTCTTCATCCAGCCGGTGCAGATCGCCACCGACATGCTCAACGAGGCGCAGAACGCGGTGGCCGGCTGGCGCCGCATCCTGGACGTGCTCGACGTCGAGCCGGACGTGGCCGACCCGGACGACCGGGGCGTGCCGCTGCCCGCCGGTCCGCTCTCGGTGACCTTCGCGGACGTGTCGTTCCGCTACCCGGGCGGCCCGATCGTGCTGGCCGACGTGGACCTCACGCTGGACGCGCGGAAGAAGTACGCCGTGGTCGGCGAGACCGGCAGCGGCAAGACCACGTTCGCCAAGCTGCTCACCCGGCTGATGGACCCGGCCGAGGGCGAGGTGCTGCTCTCCGGGACGCCGCTGACCTCGGTGCGGTTCTCCTCGCTGCGGTCCCGGGTGGTGATGGTGCCGCAGGACGGGTTCCTGTTCGACGCCACCGTCGCGGAGAACATCCGGTTCGCCGAGCCGTCGCTCACCGACGAGCAGCTGCTGACCGCCTTCACCGAGCTGGGCCTGGCCGACTGGCTGGCCGGGCTGCCGGAGGGCCTGGCGACGCCGGTGGGCGAGCGCGGCGAGGCGCTCAGCGTGGGGGAGCGGCAGCTGGTGGCGCTGGTCCGGGCCTATGTCGCGGACCCCGACCTGCTGGTGCTCGACGAGGCCACCAGCGCGGTCGACCCGGCCACCGAGGTGCGCTTGCAGCGTGCGCTCGACCTGGTCACCCGTGGCCGGACCACGGTGGCGATCGCGCACCGGCTGTCCACCGCCCAGGCCGCCGACGAGGTGATCGTCGTCGACGCGGGCCGCGTCGTGCAACGCGGCCCGCACGCCCAGCTCGTCGCTGAGGAAGGCTCGATCTACGCGAAGCTCTACGCCAGCTGGCTCGAACAGACGCGGAGCTAG
- the rpsD gene encoding 30S ribosomal protein S4: MNNSRPKAKLSRALGIPLTRKCVKYFERRPFPPGVHGRGRRKSSDYQVRLLEKQRLRHQYNISEVQMRAAYDAAHQAEGKTGENLVTLLERRLDATVFRAGLARTIYQARQLVVHGHFTVDGKKVDRPGYKLKPGQVVEVRESSRQKPPFQIAATGAHLDGPTAPYLSTVVEELRTTVIRVPRRTEVPVLCDEQLVVEYYAR; the protein is encoded by the coding sequence TTGAACAACTCTCGACCCAAAGCGAAGCTGTCCCGGGCGCTCGGCATCCCGCTGACCCGCAAGTGTGTGAAGTACTTCGAGCGGCGCCCGTTCCCGCCCGGCGTGCACGGCCGGGGCCGGCGCAAGAGCTCGGACTACCAGGTCCGGCTGCTGGAGAAGCAGCGGCTGCGGCACCAGTACAACATCAGCGAGGTCCAGATGCGGGCCGCGTACGACGCCGCGCACCAGGCCGAGGGCAAGACCGGCGAGAACCTGGTCACCCTGCTGGAGCGCCGGCTGGACGCGACGGTGTTCCGGGCCGGGCTGGCCCGCACCATCTATCAGGCCCGCCAGCTGGTCGTGCACGGGCACTTCACGGTGGACGGCAAGAAGGTGGACCGGCCGGGCTACAAGCTCAAGCCGGGCCAGGTCGTCGAGGTGCGCGAGTCGAGCCGGCAGAAGCCGCCGTTCCAGATCGCGGCGACCGGGGCGCACCTCGACGGGCCGACCGCGCCCTACCTCTCCACCGTCGTGGAGGAGCTGCGCACCACGGTCATCCGGGTCCCGCGGCGCACCGAGGTCCCGGTTCTGTGCGACGAGCAGCTGGTAGTCGAGTACTACGCCCGGTAG
- a CDS encoding DUF2470 domain-containing protein yields the protein MQPSPAEIARTLAAGHLPAVAHIACHPGPLPIRHVTDAQGRPLLLVPSESALSAALRPQPGNDDAALVLDIRDVPPMASSPSIGRVWVSGWAARLTGDEARAAALDYADTDACGDLLDVGGSQTLYRMDVAEVRFERSEHLIEIDPDDYAAASPDPLRAVEFDLIADLADHHLGEMGDYVRRQLGPAARPGDEPRVVRLDRYGFVVRLEGRSARLAFPRPVTDRHDLAHLLHPILCRRCAA from the coding sequence ATGCAACCCAGTCCCGCCGAGATCGCGCGAACCCTCGCCGCCGGTCACCTGCCCGCCGTCGCCCACATCGCCTGTCACCCCGGGCCGCTGCCGATCCGCCACGTGACCGACGCGCAGGGCCGTCCGCTGCTGCTCGTGCCGTCGGAGAGCGCGTTGTCCGCGGCGCTGCGCCCGCAGCCCGGCAACGACGACGCCGCGCTGGTCCTGGACATCCGGGACGTCCCGCCGATGGCCTCCTCGCCGTCGATCGGCCGGGTCTGGGTCTCCGGCTGGGCGGCCCGGCTCACCGGCGACGAGGCCCGCGCCGCCGCGCTGGACTACGCCGACACCGACGCCTGCGGCGACCTGCTGGACGTCGGCGGCAGCCAGACGCTGTACCGGATGGACGTGGCCGAGGTCCGGTTCGAGCGCTCCGAGCACCTGATCGAGATCGACCCGGACGACTACGCCGCGGCGTCCCCGGACCCGCTGCGCGCTGTCGAGTTCGACCTGATCGCCGACCTGGCCGACCACCACCTGGGCGAGATGGGCGATTACGTGCGCCGGCAGCTCGGGCCGGCCGCCCGCCCGGGTGACGAGCCCCGGGTGGTGCGGCTGGACCGTTACGGCTTCGTGGTCCGGCTCGAAGGGCGCAGCGCCCGGCTGGCCTTCCCCCGCCCGGTCACCGACCGCCACGACCTCGCGCACCTGCTGCACCCGATCCTGTGCCGCCGCTGCGCCGCGTAG
- the hisI gene encoding phosphoribosyl-AMP cyclohydrolase translates to MAGVPVSDAETSLDAAIAARLKRTPDGLVAAIVQEHGTGEVLMLAWMDAEALHRTLTTGRATYWSRSRNEYWVKGATSGHHQHVRRVALDCDGDALLVTVEQTGAACHTGAHNCFFDELPLEGQ, encoded by the coding sequence ATCGCTGGCGTGCCCGTATCAGATGCAGAGACGTCCCTCGACGCGGCGATCGCCGCCCGGCTCAAGCGCACCCCCGACGGCCTGGTCGCCGCGATCGTCCAGGAGCACGGCACCGGCGAGGTGCTGATGCTGGCCTGGATGGACGCCGAGGCGCTGCATCGCACGCTGACCACGGGACGGGCCACCTACTGGTCCCGCAGCCGTAACGAATATTGGGTGAAAGGCGCCACCTCCGGCCACCACCAGCACGTGAGGCGGGTGGCGCTGGACTGCGACGGGGACGCGTTGCTGGTCACCGTCGAGCAGACCGGGGCGGCCTGCCACACCGGGGCGCACAACTGCTTCTTCGACGAGTTGCCTTTGGAGGGTCAGTGA
- a CDS encoding anthranilate synthase component I: MTSGATFPDEAGFVQKRQRVVPVTRKLLADGETPVGVYTKLAGGPGTFLLESAEQGLAWSRYSFVGVRSAATLVEKDGQARWLGTPPDGVPLDGDPVAALRATVAALTGGDTPDAGLPPLTGGMVGYLAYDLVRRFERLPATAADDLPLPELGMMLATDLVVLDHHDGSALLVANAVLAEDADDDARRAAYHHAVGRLDAMTTALSRPTPPMVSTVERPAVGEPVSRTAPGDYQKAVEQAKEAIRAGECFQIVVAQRFERPTDANALDIYRVLRATNPSPYMYLLRFDDFDIVGSSPEAHLKVSAGRTALLHPIAGTRWRGATPEQDAALAAELLADPKERSEHVMLVDLGRNDLGRVCEPGSVEVPEFARIERYSHVMHIVSTVVGRLRADRTAFDALAATFPAGTLSGAPKVRAMEIIEELEPTRRGLYGGTVGYFGFAGDMDMAIAIRTALVKDGVAYVGAGAGIVADSDPAAEEQETRNKAAAVLAAIAAAETLRAAR, translated from the coding sequence GTGACCAGCGGAGCGACATTTCCCGACGAAGCGGGATTTGTCCAGAAAAGGCAGCGCGTCGTTCCGGTGACCCGCAAGCTTCTCGCCGACGGCGAGACCCCGGTCGGCGTCTACACCAAACTCGCCGGCGGCCCGGGCACCTTCCTCTTGGAGTCGGCCGAGCAGGGACTGGCCTGGTCCCGCTACTCCTTCGTGGGCGTTCGCAGCGCCGCGACCCTGGTGGAGAAGGACGGGCAGGCGCGGTGGCTCGGCACGCCGCCGGACGGGGTGCCGCTCGACGGTGATCCGGTGGCCGCGCTCCGTGCGACGGTGGCCGCGCTGACCGGCGGCGACACACCGGACGCCGGCCTTCCGCCGCTGACCGGGGGCATGGTCGGTTACCTGGCCTACGACCTGGTCCGCCGCTTCGAGCGACTGCCCGCCACCGCCGCCGACGACCTGCCGCTGCCCGAGCTCGGCATGATGCTCGCCACCGATCTGGTCGTGCTGGACCACCACGACGGCTCCGCGCTGCTGGTCGCCAACGCGGTGCTGGCCGAGGACGCCGACGACGACGCGCGCCGGGCGGCGTACCACCACGCGGTCGGCCGGCTGGACGCGATGACCACCGCGCTGTCCCGGCCCACCCCGCCGATGGTCTCCACGGTGGAGCGTCCCGCGGTGGGCGAGCCGGTCAGCCGGACCGCCCCCGGCGATTACCAGAAAGCGGTGGAGCAGGCCAAGGAGGCGATCCGGGCCGGCGAGTGCTTCCAGATCGTGGTGGCCCAGCGCTTCGAGCGGCCCACCGACGCGAACGCGCTGGACATCTACCGGGTGCTGCGGGCCACCAACCCGAGCCCGTACATGTACCTGCTCCGCTTCGACGACTTCGACATCGTCGGCTCCTCGCCGGAGGCGCACCTCAAGGTCAGCGCCGGCAGGACCGCGCTGCTGCACCCGATCGCCGGCACCCGCTGGCGGGGCGCCACCCCGGAGCAGGACGCCGCGCTCGCCGCCGAGCTGCTGGCCGACCCGAAAGAGCGCTCCGAGCACGTCATGCTGGTCGACCTGGGCCGCAACGACCTGGGCCGGGTCTGCGAGCCGGGCAGCGTCGAGGTCCCGGAGTTCGCCCGGATCGAGCGGTACAGCCACGTCATGCACATCGTGTCCACCGTGGTCGGCCGGCTGCGCGCGGACCGGACCGCGTTCGACGCGCTCGCCGCGACGTTCCCGGCCGGCACGCTCTCCGGCGCGCCCAAGGTCCGGGCCATGGAGATCATCGAGGAGCTGGAGCCGACCCGGCGCGGCCTGTACGGCGGCACGGTCGGCTACTTCGGCTTCGCCGGCGACATGGACATGGCGATCGCGATCCGGACCGCGCTGGTCAAGGACGGGGTGGCCTACGTCGGGGCGGGCGCCGGCATCGTGGCCGACTCGGACCCGGCCGCCGAGGAGCAGGAGACCCGGAACAAGGCCGCGGCCGTGCTCGCCGCGATCGCCGCCGCCGAAACCCTGCGCGCCGCACGATGA
- a CDS encoding Trp biosynthesis-associated membrane protein → MSRRSHLAAIVACLAGAGLTLYAVTRTWSLTVEHRTGLSDLTTARTGADAQPWLVGLAVVALAGAGALLATRGVARRVLGGLLVAAGAGIVAGAVLARTGTAAGEAGAGATVWPVAAVLGGVVVMLGGVLAVRHGHEWAAMSARYERRPRVDAGRAPADDLAPADHRAAWDALDRGDDPTA, encoded by the coding sequence ATGAGCCGGCGGTCCCACCTCGCCGCGATCGTCGCCTGCCTGGCCGGCGCCGGGCTGACCCTGTACGCGGTCACCCGCACCTGGTCGCTGACCGTCGAGCACCGCACCGGCCTGTCCGACCTGACCACCGCCCGGACCGGCGCGGACGCGCAGCCGTGGCTGGTCGGCCTGGCGGTGGTCGCGCTGGCCGGCGCCGGGGCGCTGCTGGCGACCAGGGGAGTGGCCCGTCGGGTGCTCGGCGGCCTGCTGGTCGCCGCCGGCGCGGGCATCGTGGCCGGGGCGGTGCTGGCCCGCACCGGGACGGCCGCCGGCGAGGCCGGGGCCGGGGCGACGGTCTGGCCGGTGGCGGCGGTGCTCGGCGGTGTGGTGGTGATGCTGGGCGGCGTGCTGGCCGTCCGGCACGGCCACGAGTGGGCGGCGATGTCCGCGCGGTACGAGCGGAGACCGCGAGTCGATGCCGGGCGTGCCCCGGCCGACGATCTGGCCCCGGCCGACCACCGGGCGGCCTGGGACGCGCTGGACCGCGGGGACGATCCGACCGCTTAA
- the trpC gene encoding indole-3-glycerol phosphate synthase TrpC: MTSDEQAEAGAGGPARPQNVLEEILAGVREDVAARQAATPLDKVRELAAAAPPAIDAYAALRKPGVAVIAEVKRASPSKGALADIPDPAELAGEYAAGGARCISVLTEGRWFGGSLDDLVAVRASVKIPVLRKDFVVSSYQVHEARAHGADMVLLIVAALEQNALVGLLERIESLGMTALVEVHNEEEADRALEANAKVIGVNARDLRTLEVDRSVFERIAPGLPQNVVKIAESGVRGPHDLIRYASAGADAVLVGEGLVTQKSPRDAVAELVNAGNHPATPRPVR; encoded by the coding sequence GTGACATCCGATGAGCAGGCGGAAGCGGGCGCTGGCGGACCCGCGCGGCCGCAGAACGTACTCGAGGAGATCCTCGCCGGGGTGCGCGAGGACGTGGCAGCCCGGCAGGCAGCGACGCCGCTGGACAAGGTGCGGGAGCTCGCCGCTGCCGCGCCCCCGGCGATCGACGCCTACGCGGCCCTGCGCAAGCCGGGCGTGGCGGTGATCGCCGAGGTGAAGCGGGCATCGCCGTCGAAGGGCGCGCTCGCCGACATCCCCGATCCGGCCGAGCTCGCCGGGGAGTACGCGGCCGGCGGCGCCCGGTGCATCAGCGTGCTCACCGAGGGCCGGTGGTTCGGCGGCTCGCTGGACGACCTGGTCGCGGTGCGCGCCTCGGTCAAGATCCCGGTGCTGCGCAAGGACTTCGTGGTCTCCAGCTATCAGGTGCACGAGGCCCGCGCGCACGGCGCCGACATGGTGCTGCTGATCGTCGCCGCGCTGGAGCAGAACGCGCTGGTCGGCCTCCTGGAGCGGATCGAGTCGCTGGGCATGACCGCCCTCGTCGAGGTGCACAACGAGGAGGAGGCGGACCGGGCGCTCGAGGCGAACGCGAAGGTGATCGGCGTCAACGCCCGTGACCTGCGCACCCTCGAGGTGGACCGGTCGGTCTTCGAGCGGATCGCCCCCGGCCTCCCGCAGAACGTCGTGAAGATCGCCGAGTCCGGTGTCCGCGGACCGCACGACCTGATCCGGTACGCCTCGGCCGGCGCCGACGCGGTCCTGGTCGGCGAGGGCTTGGTGACCCAGAAGTCGCCGCGCGACGCGGTGGCCGAGCTGGTCAACGCCGGCAACCACCCGGCGACGCCGAGGCCGGTCCGATGA